The following are from one region of the bacterium genome:
- a CDS encoding type II toxin-antitoxin system VapC family toxin: MRNSNELPSYVADTHAVIWHMMDSARLSTEARRRFQEADRGDAIIYVSVMTPIEMTYLFEKGKIPETVPLQFHATVEDTGKDSYRISEISYELTKIFREVPASLIPELPDRIIAATAHHLNLPLITKDRRIHDWKGITSVW, from the coding sequence ATGAGAAATAGCAACGAGCTCCCGAGCTACGTCGCGGACACGCACGCCGTCATCTGGCACATGATGGACAGTGCGCGACTTTCGACCGAGGCCCGGCGGCGTTTCCAGGAGGCCGACCGCGGAGACGCCATCATTTATGTTTCGGTCATGACGCCGATCGAGATGACTTATCTGTTCGAGAAAGGCAAAATCCCCGAGACGGTCCCGCTTCAATTTCACGCGACGGTCGAGGACACGGGCAAGGACAGTTATCGGATCTCTGAAATCTCCTACGAGCTGACAAAAATCTTCCGGGAAGTCCCCGCATCCCTGATTCCCGAGCTTCCGGACCGCATCATCGCGGCCACTGCCCATCATCTCAACCTTCCGCTGATTACGAAAGACCGGCGCATCCACGATTGGAAAGGGATCACGAGCGTCTGGTAG
- a CDS encoding AbrB/MazE/SpoVT family DNA-binding domain-containing protein, producing the protein MVKQLLKIGNSVAITIPSEEVVKLKLKPGDKVEIYSDGETLKIVPIRRIRPIKLGGLCKGLDVSEEDIAEVRREMWRSTFDE; encoded by the coding sequence ATGGTGAAACAGCTCTTAAAAATCGGTAATTCCGTCGCCATCACCATCCCATCCGAGGAAGTCGTGAAACTGAAGCTCAAGCCGGGAGACAAGGTGGAGATCTATTCGGACGGCGAAACCCTCAAGATCGTGCCGATCCGCCGGATCCGCCCCATCAAGTTGGGTGGCCTCTGCAAAGGGTTGGACGTTTCGGAGGAGGACATCGCCGAAGTCAGGCGCGAGATGTGGAGATCGACCTTCGATGAGTAA
- a CDS encoding cyclase family protein produces MSSVTAFAGDQGRFWKQPLVDLTHALENTMPQYSEGHPFLLQKLSDYDDGYLSYGFCIAEHAGTHIDAPRHFWRSGRSVDRITLEELTGRAVVINVVEDVLRNSDYELTLDDLRAWERRFGPIKRDSIVLLRTGWESKWYRPREFLNKDKSGTMHWPGFSCDVVDYLAHNRAVRALGTDTLSIDPGRSVSFCAHKILLKTNKYAIEGLTNLEKLPPQGATIVVSPLKIAGGSGAPARVFALIP; encoded by the coding sequence GTGTCGTCCGTCACCGCCTTCGCCGGCGATCAGGGCCGATTTTGGAAGCAGCCCTTGGTCGATCTCACGCACGCCCTGGAAAACACGATGCCCCAGTATTCGGAGGGGCATCCGTTCCTTCTCCAAAAGCTTTCGGACTACGACGACGGCTATCTCTCGTACGGCTTTTGCATCGCGGAACACGCGGGGACCCACATCGATGCGCCCCGGCATTTTTGGCGCAGCGGACGGTCCGTCGACCGGATCACGCTCGAGGAGCTGACCGGCCGGGCGGTGGTCATCAACGTCGTCGAGGACGTCCTCCGCAATTCCGACTACGAGCTGACGTTGGACGATCTGCGCGCCTGGGAGAGGCGGTTCGGCCCCATCAAGAGGGATTCGATCGTCCTTCTGCGCACGGGTTGGGAGTCCAAGTGGTACCGGCCCCGCGAGTTCCTGAACAAGGATAAGTCGGGAACCATGCATTGGCCGGGTTTCTCCTGCGACGTCGTGGATTACCTGGCCCACAACCGGGCCGTTCGCGCCCTGGGGACGGATACGCTCAGCATCGACCCCGGGCGGAGCGTCTCGTTCTGCGCGCACAAGATCCTGCTCAAGACCAACAAGTACGCGATTGAGGGACTGACCAACCTCGAGAAACTTCCGCCGCAAGGGGCGACCATCGTCGTGTCACCGCTCAAGATCGCCGGGGGTTCGGGGGCCCCGGCGCGCGTCTTCGCCCTCATCCCCTGA